One Candidatus Methanoplasma cognatum DNA window includes the following coding sequences:
- a CDS encoding isochorismatase family protein: protein MPDFMPEKKDRKIALVVVDVQRKFTGGSIPERGNKNEIETINTVAAMFRDNGRPVIFVHYDGPCECSPYSKDDGDEYLHGIVSDPGDILIHKIHMNSFIETKLADAVRECGCDSVLLAGMVTQLCVMGTYFGAFEHNISPYMLVGGTIATEDKYNEAAYTLCKTFNADEVGENLRTTKIPVATKMRGTEFQRLDPS from the coding sequence ATGCCTGATTTCATGCCGGAGAAGAAGGACAGGAAGATAGCTTTAGTCGTGGTGGACGTTCAGAGGAAGTTCACCGGAGGATCCATACCGGAAAGAGGGAATAAAAATGAGATCGAAACGATAAACACTGTCGCAGCCATGTTCCGTGATAACGGCAGACCGGTGATATTCGTTCATTATGACGGCCCGTGCGAATGTTCACCGTACAGCAAAGACGATGGCGACGAATACCTGCATGGCATAGTGTCCGATCCCGGAGACATCCTGATCCATAAGATCCACATGAATTCATTTATAGAGACAAAGCTGGCGGACGCCGTCAGAGAGTGCGGCTGCGACAGCGTGCTTCTTGCCGGAATGGTCACTCAGCTCTGCGTCATGGGAACATACTTCGGAGCGTTCGAGCATAACATCAGCCCCTATATGCTGGTAGGCGGGACGATAGCCACCGAGGACAAATACAACGAGGCCGCGTACACATTGTGCAAAACGTTCAATGCGGATGAGGTCGGGGAGAACCTGCGTACAACGAAGATACCGGTGGCGACGAAGATGCGCGGGACAGAGTTCCAGAGGCTGGATCCTTCCTGA
- a CDS encoding VWA domain-containing protein: MGDVKKALECVAADDDLLGMLIKGPTGTAKSVIVRSFVDILPDKEIVNVPQNVTDEQLFGGLDIEDAIKFGKTAIKDGILQRADGNILYIDNINLFDARTISSIMDCVESQKVVVEREGISAEYSLKTTVIATMDPAEQTLPDSIADRFDICVQSFSADNEDDRSLIIISNLEFDADPEGFAERYSKDDSEVLLRISGAKAILKETEITRSDLEKISGVCLDLDVKGHRADISVAKVSKVLAALGGRTAVTDADIKDAAIMCLLHRRKAAVKERGIINTQKSDAPDEEDNPQEDVRAAAMPEPPEGTEDEGDEEEEYVNDGTSAVKENLGTVAEITNSVKERLEDMDNVEAVRLHRIAGKVGRRKNMTTNKLTGRYRRFKIPDGRSTDPAFDATVRAAAPYQRSRRSKGLSINIEPQDIRDKIRIKKDSCSFLFAVDVSGSLVKSGMMQDIKNGVKAMLMDSYVQRDKVALLTFRTGEVRISVPFTRSAEGICDILENTATGDGTPLGPALMLIREYMMNYVRKNSEERCYVILITDGEATYPVQRGKDATIEIKKVAAVMKIPHTEWIVIDSSLIPGKINHALNLSKMLGGRYIRLDDLQYV; this comes from the coding sequence ATGGGGGACGTCAAGAAAGCGCTTGAGTGCGTCGCGGCGGACGATGATCTCCTGGGTATGCTGATAAAAGGCCCGACGGGTACGGCTAAAAGCGTGATCGTAAGGTCATTTGTGGACATACTTCCGGATAAGGAAATAGTGAACGTGCCCCAGAACGTGACCGACGAGCAGCTGTTCGGAGGACTTGACATAGAGGATGCCATAAAGTTCGGGAAGACGGCGATAAAGGACGGGATACTGCAGAGGGCCGACGGCAACATACTGTATATCGACAACATCAATCTGTTCGACGCAAGGACGATCAGTTCCATAATGGACTGTGTGGAATCACAGAAGGTGGTGGTCGAAAGAGAAGGCATATCCGCCGAATACAGTCTCAAAACCACGGTCATCGCAACGATGGATCCCGCCGAGCAGACGCTGCCGGACAGCATAGCCGACAGATTCGACATCTGCGTCCAGTCATTTTCCGCCGACAATGAGGATGACAGAAGCCTCATAATAATATCGAACCTGGAGTTCGACGCGGACCCGGAAGGGTTCGCCGAAAGGTACTCGAAGGACGATTCCGAAGTTCTGCTCCGGATATCCGGCGCAAAGGCCATTCTTAAAGAAACGGAGATAACGCGGTCCGATCTGGAAAAAATATCCGGAGTATGCTTGGATCTGGATGTCAAAGGGCACCGCGCTGATATCTCTGTGGCAAAGGTATCTAAGGTGCTCGCCGCCCTCGGCGGGCGGACCGCGGTCACCGATGCCGACATAAAAGATGCGGCCATCATGTGTCTCCTTCACAGAAGGAAGGCCGCGGTAAAGGAAAGGGGAATCATCAACACGCAGAAGAGCGACGCTCCCGATGAGGAGGACAACCCTCAGGAGGATGTGCGGGCGGCCGCCATGCCGGAACCTCCGGAAGGAACAGAGGACGAGGGGGACGAGGAGGAAGAGTACGTCAACGACGGAACCTCCGCGGTCAAAGAGAACCTGGGCACCGTGGCGGAGATAACGAACTCGGTCAAAGAAAGACTGGAGGACATGGATAACGTCGAAGCGGTGCGCCTGCACAGGATAGCCGGAAAGGTCGGAAGAAGGAAGAACATGACGACGAACAAACTGACCGGCCGGTACCGCAGGTTCAAGATACCTGACGGGAGGTCGACAGATCCCGCCTTCGACGCGACCGTGCGCGCCGCCGCGCCGTATCAGAGGTCTCGCAGAAGTAAGGGGCTGAGCATAAACATAGAGCCGCAGGATATAAGAGATAAGATCCGGATCAAAAAGGATTCCTGTTCTTTTCTCTTTGCGGTTGACGTAAGCGGCTCCCTGGTGAAAAGCGGGATGATGCAGGACATAAAGAACGGCGTCAAAGCCATGCTCATGGACAGCTATGTCCAAAGGGATAAGGTCGCGCTCCTCACGTTCAGGACAGGGGAGGTAAGGATATCCGTCCCATTCACGCGCTCCGCCGAAGGGATATGCGATATCCTGGAGAATACGGCGACCGGCGACGGGACCCCCCTAGGCCCCGCGCTCATGCTCATCAGGGAATACATGATGAACTACGTCCGGAAGAACTCGGAAGAGAGATGCTATGTGATCCTTATAACCGACGGCGAAGCGACATATCCGGTCCAAAGGGGGAAGGATGCGACCATCGAGATCAAAAAGGTGGCCGCCGTAATGAAGATACCGCATACGGAATGGATAGTCATAGATTCCAGTCTGATCCCGGGAAAGATAAACCACGCGCTGAATCTCTCAAAGATGCTGGGCGGCAGATACATAAGACTGGACGATCTCCAGTACGTATGA
- a CDS encoding suppressor of fused domain protein, whose translation MVFKRKQLPELYTEHEMEAVESHIAAKFGDFKNVFHEIFSPDIHVDICIVDPAPRRNYYTLVTMGMGAHRMKVPRELRGKGLDRAEVLIALPPDWDIQNEDENWYWPIRCLKSIARLPGDNRTWLGYGHTVSNEEPYADNTELCGALITMPYLFGQEAAVCSLPNGDEINFYQVLPLYEDEMDFKIEHGAEALEDLFPKDFDMVLDPVRRNVVRGKEERRRGS comes from the coding sequence ATGGTGTTCAAAAGAAAGCAGCTGCCAGAACTTTATACCGAACATGAGATGGAGGCGGTGGAATCTCACATCGCCGCCAAGTTCGGCGATTTTAAAAATGTGTTCCATGAGATATTCTCGCCGGATATACATGTGGACATATGCATAGTGGACCCCGCGCCTCGGCGCAATTATTACACACTGGTCACCATGGGTATGGGCGCACACCGCATGAAGGTGCCCAGAGAACTGCGCGGCAAGGGTCTCGACAGGGCCGAGGTCCTGATAGCCCTCCCGCCCGACTGGGACATCCAGAATGAGGATGAGAATTGGTACTGGCCTATCCGATGCCTTAAGTCGATCGCCCGCCTTCCCGGCGATAACCGCACGTGGCTGGGTTACGGTCATACTGTGTCGAACGAGGAACCGTATGCGGATAACACCGAACTGTGCGGCGCATTGATCACCATGCCGTATCTTTTCGGGCAGGAAGCAGCGGTCTGCAGTCTGCCGAACGGCGATGAGATCAACTTCTATCAGGTGCTGCCATTGTATGAAGATGAGATGGATTTCAAGATCGAACACGGGGCGGAAGCACTGGAAGATCTCTTTCCCAAAGACTTTGACATGGTGTTAGACCCAGTCCGCAGGAATGTGGTGCGCGGCAAGGAAGAGAGAAGACGCGGGTCTTGA
- a CDS encoding InlB B-repeat-containing protein yields MKKIVWYKIVGIMLCLTVVLAAAVIVFQYNSHTAEGSEYSISFITWGPGNDPDNLHDLREFVPSFDEQHVLRGGTCEDPGSPTDIPPGYDFSGWYATGEAEPFDFTKKVYGDLKLYAGFDRQWGTPVQAGDLAALKAAITAAADGDPVSIELTADITFTAAANTITVPANKIIKFTSADVPGAPFTIDAAGLGRVASVTAGGTLYLRDIIITGGNVTGSQYGGGVNNAGTLILNPGATVSDNKANSYGGGIYNTGIFIMNAGATVSGNTSNMYGGGISISGAAAEFTMNGGTISENKGLYGGGGGVYNSLGLFTMNGGEISGNSTGNGYSGGGVYNRGTFNMQEDSGGVPSVITGNKAAEGGGVYNYATGTVFNLFGGSISDNEASYIGGGVNNDGQAVINMSGGTISGNEAIMGPTLPPYNSGFGGGICNWWGTVTMSGGEIVGNQARFGGGVFNYLNNIFDMSGDAIISKNKGLLYQYSSGGGVYNYGFFTMYDNAAIIGNSATWGGGVFNEARRFTMEGGSVEGNSTVSGGGGGIYLNYSFDPTANIVINGGSITNNSTPSSGGGIWVSRAYLNKVTVAAGVVFSGNSAGTAYSRDPSDDATYYAQIGNNGEGVIWTDPFDQGYNNFDISYPGGTQLTLVTFMQNHSASDDTIFKIITVARNTVIGAQMPADPAWAGYEFAGWNASRDGTGTVYTDSSPVITTDTVVYAQWTPLPPTPPPIPPTPATYFVIYNGNGNTYGTAPVDGGRYLSGDSVTILGQSNMVKTDHVFLGWSVDPAATAATHIPGGSFRIYTNTTLYAVWQMAYIVTFVDWDNTVLKTDKVPYGAAAVAPPDPSREGYVFAGWDKPFDYITSDLVVKALYEETIGSPHVSGKGEWALLNLILALIGIVIAIVAVVDGMRKEKEREGRRDETAKSAGRSFAWMLVAAIAAVAGILFFIITEDMSLPMTFVDKWTVINAIIFVIVVIAAALAIMPKEGFHKVFKQNLSITGDSRAKSGSPYTFTVKGGYAGGIAYRIGEGGSWKYVFPDDRGIYTIPGEYVSDKIYLENHP; encoded by the coding sequence ATGAAGAAAATAGTTTGGTACAAGATAGTGGGTATAATGCTGTGTCTGACGGTCGTCCTGGCGGCGGCGGTCATTGTATTCCAGTATAACTCCCACACAGCCGAGGGCAGTGAATATTCAATCTCCTTCATCACCTGGGGTCCAGGCAACGACCCCGATAATCTGCACGACCTAAGGGAATTCGTACCGTCGTTCGATGAGCAGCACGTCCTCAGAGGCGGGACATGCGAAGACCCAGGCAGCCCCACCGATATTCCTCCCGGATATGACTTCAGCGGCTGGTACGCGACAGGGGAAGCGGAACCCTTTGATTTTACGAAAAAGGTATACGGTGATCTGAAATTATATGCAGGGTTCGACAGACAGTGGGGTACGCCCGTCCAGGCTGGCGACCTCGCCGCGCTCAAGGCGGCCATCACCGCAGCGGCCGACGGCGACCCCGTATCCATAGAATTGACCGCCGACATTACATTCACGGCAGCGGCGAATACGATCACCGTGCCGGCAAATAAGATCATCAAGTTCACAAGCGCGGATGTTCCAGGCGCGCCGTTCACCATCGATGCGGCCGGGCTCGGCCGCGTGGCCAGCGTCACGGCAGGCGGCACGCTCTACCTCAGGGACATAATCATCACCGGCGGGAATGTTACCGGCTCTCAATACGGCGGCGGCGTAAATAATGCGGGCACGCTCATATTGAACCCGGGCGCGACAGTCTCCGACAACAAAGCAAACTCGTACGGCGGAGGCATCTACAACACCGGCATATTCATAATGAACGCCGGGGCCACGGTCTCAGGGAACACGTCGAACATGTACGGCGGCGGCATCTCCATCAGTGGCGCGGCCGCCGAGTTCACTATGAACGGCGGAACGATCTCCGAGAACAAGGGATTATACGGCGGCGGAGGCGGCGTGTACAACAGCCTCGGCCTGTTTACGATGAACGGCGGAGAGATATCCGGCAACAGTACCGGTAACGGCTACTCCGGCGGCGGCGTGTATAACCGGGGAACCTTCAACATGCAGGAGGACAGCGGCGGTGTCCCCTCCGTGATCACCGGCAACAAGGCCGCCGAGGGCGGCGGCGTGTACAATTACGCTACCGGCACAGTGTTCAACCTTTTCGGAGGGTCGATCTCGGACAACGAGGCCAGCTACATAGGCGGCGGCGTGAACAATGACGGGCAGGCAGTCATCAACATGTCCGGAGGGACGATCTCCGGCAACGAAGCCATAATGGGCCCAACCTTACCCCCATATAACTCGGGCTTCGGCGGCGGTATATGCAACTGGTGGGGCACCGTTACGATGAGCGGCGGTGAGATCGTAGGGAACCAGGCCCGTTTCGGCGGAGGCGTGTTCAACTACCTCAACAACATCTTTGACATGTCCGGTGACGCTATCATATCGAAAAACAAGGGGCTGCTGTACCAGTATAGCAGCGGAGGCGGCGTGTACAACTACGGGTTCTTCACCATGTATGACAATGCGGCCATCATCGGCAACTCTGCGACATGGGGAGGGGGCGTCTTCAACGAGGCCAGGAGATTCACCATGGAGGGGGGCTCCGTTGAGGGCAATTCCACCGTCTCCGGCGGCGGAGGCGGCATATATCTCAATTACTCCTTCGACCCCACTGCCAACATTGTGATCAACGGCGGCTCCATAACGAACAACAGCACACCCTCGAGCGGAGGCGGCATATGGGTGTCCCGCGCCTATCTCAACAAGGTCACCGTAGCGGCCGGAGTGGTGTTCTCGGGCAACAGCGCCGGTACCGCCTATTCCAGGGATCCGTCGGATGACGCAACCTACTATGCCCAGATAGGCAACAACGGCGAGGGGGTCATTTGGACCGACCCGTTCGATCAGGGCTACAACAATTTTGATATAAGTTATCCAGGCGGCACCCAGCTCACGCTTGTTACCTTCATGCAGAATCATTCTGCCTCAGACGACACCATCTTCAAAATCATAACGGTGGCGAGGAACACCGTCATCGGTGCGCAGATGCCCGCGGATCCGGCCTGGGCCGGCTATGAGTTCGCGGGCTGGAATGCTTCAAGGGACGGCACCGGAACTGTTTATACAGATTCTAGCCCGGTGATCACCACAGATACAGTAGTTTATGCCCAGTGGACGCCGCTGCCCCCCACGCCGCCGCCGATACCGCCGACGCCCGCGACGTACTTTGTGATCTATAACGGCAACGGCAACACCTATGGCACGGCCCCGGTCGATGGCGGGAGGTACCTGAGCGGCGACTCCGTCACCATCCTCGGGCAGAGCAACATGGTCAAAACGGACCATGTATTCCTCGGCTGGTCGGTCGACCCCGCCGCCACCGCCGCCACACACATACCCGGCGGCAGTTTCCGTATATACACCAACACGACCCTCTATGCTGTATGGCAGATGGCATATATCGTCACTTTCGTCGATTGGGACAACACGGTGCTCAAGACGGACAAGGTGCCGTACGGCGCCGCCGCAGTTGCGCCCCCCGACCCGTCGCGCGAAGGCTATGTTTTCGCCGGCTGGGACAAGCCGTTCGATTATATTACCTCCGATCTGGTCGTCAAAGCCCTGTATGAAGAAACTATCGGTTCGCCCCACGTATCCGGAAAGGGAGAGTGGGCCTTATTGAATTTGATATTGGCTTTGATAGGCATTGTCATCGCTATCGTTGCCGTTGTCGATGGGATGCGGAAAGAAAAGGAAAGGGAAGGCAGACGTGACGAGACCGCGAAATCTGCGGGACGCAGTTTCGCTTGGATGTTGGTCGCGGCAATAGCCGCTGTTGCGGGCATATTGTTCTTCATAATCACAGAGGACATGAGCCTGCCAATGACCTTTGTTGACAAGTGGACCGTCATCAACGCCATTATCTTTGTCATAGTGGTCATCGCCGCGGCCTTGGCCATCATGCCAAAGGAAGGCTTTCACAAGGTCTTCAAACAAAATCTCTCTATAACCGGTGACAGCAGAGCAAAAAGCGGGTCGCCGTACACCTTTACGGTAAAGGGAGGATACGCCGGAGGAATAGCCTACCGTATCGGAGAGGGAGGATCGTGGAAGTATGTATTCCCTGACGACAGGGGCATATACACCATACCGGGGGAATATGTATCGGACAAGATCTACCTGGAAAATCATCCGTGA
- a CDS encoding ABC transporter permease: MTSNLILFTSRNVKVFFRDRTAVVFSMFAALIVIALYFLFLGDTITASYEHIPGARTIVDSWAMAGLMAVVPVTASLGALGIMIQDKISGAVRDLTVSPMRRYEIVGGYVLSTFIVCTALSLLALTFAEAYIVYNGGSLLSSVQFAKVLGLVLLSVISSSAIMFVVALFISSNNAYSAVSTIVGTMIGFLTGVFVPIGVLPSAVGTVVKMVPASHSASLFRQVMMEGPMMSMEGMPPEEMLEFELDMGVKFGFGDGLVTTEMSILILVAVTAAFFIFAVLMLSIKRKS; this comes from the coding sequence ATGACCTCTAATCTGATCCTGTTCACATCCCGTAACGTGAAGGTTTTCTTCCGGGACAGGACGGCGGTGGTGTTCTCAATGTTTGCCGCATTGATCGTCATCGCACTTTATTTTCTATTCTTAGGCGATACGATAACTGCCTCATACGAACATATTCCCGGCGCGAGGACCATCGTAGACAGCTGGGCGATGGCCGGCCTTATGGCGGTCGTGCCGGTGACCGCATCGCTTGGCGCCCTGGGCATAATGATACAGGATAAGATCTCGGGCGCCGTACGGGACCTCACGGTGTCGCCCATGAGAAGGTATGAGATCGTGGGCGGATACGTGCTGAGCACTTTCATAGTGTGCACCGCCTTGAGCCTCCTGGCACTGACTTTCGCAGAAGCTTATATCGTATACAACGGCGGGTCGCTCCTGAGCTCCGTACAATTCGCCAAGGTCCTGGGGCTGGTGCTGCTGTCCGTCATCTCCTCAAGCGCGATTATGTTCGTGGTGGCGCTTTTCATCAGCTCGAACAATGCGTACTCTGCGGTAAGTACCATCGTCGGGACAATGATAGGTTTCCTCACAGGGGTCTTCGTTCCGATCGGAGTGCTGCCGTCGGCGGTGGGTACGGTGGTTAAGATGGTCCCAGCTTCGCACTCTGCCTCTCTTTTCAGACAGGTCATGATGGAGGGGCCGATGATGTCCATGGAAGGCATGCCTCCGGAAGAGATGCTGGAGTTCGAATTGGATATGGGGGTAAAGTTCGGATTCGGGGACGGACTTGTTACTACGGAAATGAGCATCCTGATCCTTGTTGCGGTCACTGCGGCATTCTTCATATTTGCGGTCCTTATGCTGTCCATCAAACGCAAATCCTGA
- a CDS encoding ATP-binding protein yields MSKEKQLLFPFAAIVGQEQMKTALLLNVVDPGVGGILIKGEKGTAKSTTVRSLAQVLPEVEHVKGCIYHCDPKRSRGLCQNCAEAAASGANLESERSPMRVVELPLSATEDRIAGTLDIEHVLQTGKKKFEPGVLAQANGNLLYVDEVNLLEDHMVDLLLDAAAMGVNYVEREGISFEHPSKFILVGSMNPEEGEIRPQLLDRFGLCVEIRGEKDLPVRTEIVARRLAFDADPKGFTEAYAEETRRIKDSVLNARKILFGAAADKEIIALASHVALYFEMEGHRADITMVRAARANAALDGREKADKEDIATVAPMVLTHRIKRKPFEDSKFDIGELRICLQEF; encoded by the coding sequence ATGTCAAAAGAAAAACAGTTGCTGTTTCCGTTCGCGGCGATCGTCGGTCAGGAGCAAATGAAGACCGCTCTGCTTCTGAACGTTGTCGATCCAGGCGTAGGGGGGATCCTCATCAAAGGGGAGAAAGGAACTGCGAAATCTACGACGGTAAGGTCCCTCGCCCAGGTCCTTCCGGAGGTCGAACACGTTAAAGGCTGCATATACCACTGCGATCCGAAACGGAGCAGAGGACTGTGTCAGAACTGCGCCGAGGCGGCCGCGTCCGGAGCAAATCTGGAATCCGAGAGATCGCCGATGCGCGTGGTCGAACTGCCTCTCAGCGCCACGGAGGACAGGATAGCCGGGACGCTGGACATAGAACATGTTTTGCAAACGGGGAAAAAGAAATTCGAACCCGGCGTGCTGGCGCAGGCCAACGGAAACCTGCTCTATGTGGACGAGGTGAATCTTTTGGAGGATCACATGGTCGATCTTCTGCTTGACGCGGCGGCCATGGGCGTTAACTATGTCGAAAGAGAAGGGATATCCTTCGAACACCCGTCGAAGTTCATTTTAGTCGGGTCCATGAACCCCGAAGAGGGGGAGATCAGGCCGCAGCTTCTCGACAGATTCGGCCTGTGCGTGGAGATACGCGGCGAGAAGGATCTGCCGGTAAGGACGGAGATAGTCGCGAGGAGACTCGCTTTCGACGCGGACCCAAAAGGGTTCACAGAAGCTTATGCGGAAGAGACCCGGCGGATAAAGGACAGCGTGCTGAACGCAAGGAAGATCCTGTTCGGCGCGGCGGCGGACAAAGAGATCATCGCTCTCGCATCCCATGTCGCCTTGTATTTCGAGATGGAAGGCCACAGAGCGGACATAACAATGGTAAGGGCGGCAAGGGCCAACGCCGCCTTGGACGGAAGGGAGAAGGCGGACAAAGAGGACATAGCGACCGTCGCGCCCATGGTCCTGACGCACCGTATAAAAAGAAAACCATTCGAGGATTCCAAGTTTGACATCGGAGAACTAAGGATATGTCTTCAGGAGTTTTGA
- a CDS encoding ClbS/DfsB family four-helix bundle protein — protein sequence MPRPTTKAELIGAATEQFDKLWKIIDSMPDDVQNKAFDFGDAADKKEAHWTRDKNLRDVLIHLYEWHRMVQRWYEEGTMKGGMPAVPGEGYTWVTLPDLNMEIWKRYQDVPLESAKEMLRKSHGEIMKTIESHTDEELFSKGIYKWTKTTTLGAYFISSTSSHYDWAVKKIKLHAKTCGK from the coding sequence ATGCCAAGACCGACGACGAAGGCCGAACTGATCGGCGCCGCTACGGAGCAATTTGATAAACTATGGAAAATTATTGACTCCATGCCCGATGATGTGCAGAACAAAGCGTTCGATTTCGGCGATGCCGCCGATAAGAAGGAGGCGCATTGGACCCGCGACAAGAACTTGAGGGACGTACTCATCCATCTTTATGAATGGCACCGGATGGTCCAAAGGTGGTATGAGGAGGGGACCATGAAAGGCGGTATGCCCGCGGTACCCGGAGAAGGCTACACTTGGGTGACCCTTCCCGATCTCAACATGGAGATCTGGAAAAGATACCAGGATGTCCCTCTTGAATCAGCGAAGGAAATGCTCAGAAAAAGTCACGGGGAAATAATGAAGACCATTGAGTCCCATACGGATGAGGAGCTGTTCTCCAAAGGGATCTACAAATGGACAAAGACCACAACACTGGGGGCGTATTTCATCAGTTCCACGTCCAGCCATTACGACTGGGCAGTGAAGAAGATCAAGCTGCATGCCAAGACGTGCGGGAAATAA
- a CDS encoding ABC transporter ATP-binding protein: MYAIEVSSLKKYYGDVKAVDDISFTVGSGQLFAFLGPNGAGKSTTIDVLCTFLKPDGGVVKIFGNSLGEDDDKIRSDIGVVFQKGTLDPLLTVRENLVFRGRLYDTDSIEERLQKAMDAVGISDIADRRYGKLSGGQKRRADIARALISTPKLLFLDEPTTGLDPQTRHNVWEIILDLKNKEGVTVFLTTHYMEEAAGADYVVVIDKGKISAEGTPTELKEKFSSDAVKIVPKAESPLSELLTSDGVNFSEEGGVITIPIDHTMDSLPLIDRYRGHIANIQVLSGTLDDAFVKIIEEGGLE; this comes from the coding sequence ATGTACGCTATAGAGGTGTCCAGCCTGAAAAAGTACTACGGCGACGTCAAAGCTGTAGATGACATATCCTTCACCGTGGGCTCCGGGCAGCTCTTTGCCTTCCTCGGCCCGAACGGCGCGGGGAAGAGTACCACCATCGATGTCCTTTGCACATTCCTGAAGCCTGACGGCGGAGTTGTGAAGATATTCGGGAATTCGCTCGGAGAAGATGACGATAAGATCAGGTCTGACATCGGAGTAGTGTTCCAGAAAGGCACGCTGGATCCTTTGCTTACGGTGAGGGAGAACCTGGTGTTCAGGGGAAGACTCTATGACACGGACTCCATCGAGGAGAGGTTGCAGAAGGCCATGGACGCCGTAGGGATATCCGATATTGCCGACAGAAGGTACGGCAAGCTCTCCGGGGGGCAGAAAAGGAGGGCTGACATCGCTAGGGCGCTGATAAGCACACCTAAGCTTCTGTTCCTGGACGAGCCCACAACTGGGCTGGACCCTCAGACGAGGCATAATGTATGGGAGATCATACTTGACCTGAAGAACAAAGAGGGGGTGACCGTCTTCCTCACAACCCACTACATGGAGGAGGCCGCCGGGGCGGACTATGTGGTTGTAATTGACAAGGGCAAGATCTCTGCGGAGGGAACCCCTACTGAACTCAAGGAAAAATTCAGCTCGGACGCAGTGAAGATCGTTCCTAAGGCGGAGTCCCCCCTTTCCGAACTGCTCACGTCGGACGGCGTGAACTTTTCCGAAGAAGGGGGCGTGATAACGATACCGATCGACCACACGATGGACTCCCTCCCTCTGATAGACCGCTACCGAGGGCACATTGCCAACATCCAGGTTCTCAGCGGCACTCTGGATGACGCCTTTGTGAAGATAATAGAAGAAGGGGGACTGGAATGA
- a CDS encoding 50S ribosomal protein L41e: MKRSSRAWKKRGNQRWKWRKKKMRRRKRAAKLRKK; encoded by the coding sequence ATGAAAAGAAGCTCACGCGCCTGGAAGAAACGCGGCAACCAGCGTTGGAAATGGCGCAAGAAGAAGATGAGAAGAAGAAAGAGAGCAGCAAAGTTACGCAAGAAGTGA